From a single Fulvivirga ulvae genomic region:
- a CDS encoding UxaA family hydrolase: MEKTQFIQVDNKDNVLVALIDLAPGEVSFEGSKIRLATAVPQKHKFLISDLSKGEKVIMYGVPVGKANTDLRAGDLLTTENITHFADPITVDNRTAYHWEQPDVTSWKNRTFSGYHRPDGKVGTANYWLFVPLVFCENRNLKVIEEALIKALGYYRPNKYEALVSEKLSLAVQQSAPAKSRVFENIDGIRFLYHQGGCGGTRQDAEALLRLLAGYVNHPNVAGATVLSLGCQHAQISWFQEIQKELYPNTQKPVLYFEQQKMPSEEALISEAIDQTLDALKETNTITRQPASLDKLVVGLECGGSDGFSGISANPAVGHASDLITALGGSTILSEFPELNGVEQNIVDRCTSTALAEKFVTIQRAYESQARSVGSGFDMNPSPGNIKDGLITDAIKSAGAAKKGGKAPISDILDYTEPVTRAGLNLLCTPGNDVESTTGLAGSGANIILFTTGLGTPTGNPVTPVIKISTNNSLSEKLSDLIDVNAGEVISGTKTIEDVGEELLEKIIAVASGEETKAMALEQNDFIPWKRGVSL; the protein is encoded by the coding sequence ATGGAAAAGACACAATTCATACAGGTTGACAATAAGGACAATGTACTGGTGGCCCTGATAGACCTGGCTCCGGGAGAGGTTTCTTTTGAAGGCTCAAAAATAAGGCTTGCAACAGCCGTTCCACAAAAACACAAGTTCCTTATCTCCGACCTTAGTAAAGGCGAAAAAGTGATCATGTACGGCGTACCGGTAGGCAAAGCCAATACAGACCTCAGGGCCGGTGATCTGCTTACCACCGAAAATATCACTCATTTTGCCGATCCTATAACCGTGGATAACCGAACCGCTTACCACTGGGAACAACCTGATGTGACGTCTTGGAAAAACAGGACTTTCAGCGGTTATCACCGCCCTGACGGCAAGGTAGGCACGGCCAATTACTGGCTTTTTGTGCCTTTGGTTTTTTGTGAGAACAGAAACCTGAAAGTTATTGAGGAAGCTTTGATCAAGGCTTTGGGTTATTATCGACCCAATAAATATGAAGCGCTTGTGAGCGAAAAATTGTCACTGGCTGTTCAGCAATCCGCACCTGCTAAATCGCGGGTATTTGAAAACATAGACGGGATCAGGTTTCTCTACCATCAGGGAGGCTGTGGTGGCACCCGGCAAGATGCTGAGGCTTTGCTGAGATTGCTGGCAGGTTATGTAAACCACCCCAATGTGGCAGGTGCAACCGTGCTCAGCCTGGGATGTCAGCATGCACAAATCAGTTGGTTTCAGGAAATCCAAAAAGAGCTGTATCCGAACACACAAAAGCCCGTGCTTTATTTCGAGCAGCAAAAAATGCCTTCCGAAGAGGCTTTGATCTCAGAAGCCATCGATCAGACCCTGGATGCCTTGAAGGAAACAAACACCATCACCCGTCAGCCCGCCTCTTTAGACAAGCTGGTAGTGGGGCTGGAATGCGGAGGGTCTGATGGCTTTTCCGGCATATCGGCCAATCCGGCAGTAGGGCATGCTTCTGACCTTATAACTGCATTGGGCGGCTCTACCATATTGAGTGAGTTCCCTGAGCTAAATGGCGTTGAACAAAACATTGTTGACAGGTGCACTTCTACGGCTCTTGCCGAAAAGTTCGTAACTATTCAGCGTGCCTACGAATCGCAGGCCAGATCAGTCGGCTCAGGCTTTGACATGAACCCCTCTCCGGGTAATATTAAAGATGGCCTGATCACCGATGCCATAAAATCTGCTGGAGCTGCAAAAAAGGGAGGAAAAGCACCCATCAGTGATATTCTGGACTACACTGAGCCTGTTACCAGAGCAGGTCTCAACCTTTTATGCACCCCCGGCAATGATGTGGAGTCAACTACAGGTCTCGCTGGTTCAGGAGCTAATATAATCCTGTTTACCACGGGACTGGGCACACCTACCGGTAACCCGGTCACCCCTGTAATAAAGATCTCGACCAACAACTCCTTGAGTGAAAAATTGAGTGACCTGATAGATGTAAATGCCGGAGAAGTCATTTCCGGCACTAAAACGATCGAAGATGTAGGCGAGGAATTATTGGAAAAAATTATTGCCGTGGCCAGCGGTGAAGAAACGAAGGCCATGGCTTTGGAGCAAAACGATTTTATACCCTGGAAAAGAGGCGTGTCCCTTTAA
- a CDS encoding DUF2341 domain-containing protein, producing MKYNSGRLIVKLNGNHSRINASDQHSNLPKTGNFLYFTSSIAIAVDRMKYLFPVIVFLTFINFLQAQPVGYSYAKKITIQSSQVSGGADLVDFPVLISVTDNDLRETSSGGHVTNVNGYDIIFTTSDCGTLLDHQIERYVSTTGEYIAWVRIPTLSASSNTEIHMYYGNNSISGDPSLNSVWDSSYKGVWHFNNDVTDYTSNGSNLTDNSTTNLNAGKIGNARDLDNNTNILSSSTAGKYLLMSNGSFSGVTNFTFEGWVYLDRSNTNWERVFDFGQNTNVNFFLTLSNSTGSPANTNARITLTGNSGEQGAVVTNTTNTGSWIHWAVVLNNSASTMSIYRNGSLLGNATGVSLSPQDLEASTANYFGRSQYAADHYIDAKFDEFRISTTQRTAGWVATSYNNQNTPSSFYSIEPESVAESLCATLPVEFFDFSARPEGSSIKLHWITATEINNDYFTVERSVDGIVWQELALEKGAGTSHKLKEYTVYDTRPNPGESYYRIKQTDYDGSFTYSILQRVNLSLSNISIYYIQAQKELIIDLGITELYLTVSILSAIGEPVDIPIINTLSNRITYDASSLSKGMYVVRVVTPQGVKVQGLLIR from the coding sequence ATGAAATATAACTCAGGCAGATTAATAGTAAAGCTTAATGGTAATCACAGCCGAATCAATGCATCCGACCAGCATAGCAACCTACCCAAAACAGGTAATTTCCTGTATTTTACCTCCTCCATTGCGATTGCTGTTGATCGTATGAAGTATCTTTTTCCTGTTATAGTATTCCTGACCTTTATTAATTTTCTTCAAGCACAACCCGTTGGCTACAGTTATGCGAAGAAAATAACGATTCAGAGTTCGCAGGTTTCAGGGGGAGCTGATCTTGTAGATTTCCCTGTATTGATATCTGTCACTGATAACGACCTCAGGGAGACTTCAAGCGGTGGGCATGTAACCAATGTAAATGGGTATGACATCATCTTTACTACAAGTGATTGCGGTACCTTGCTCGATCACCAGATTGAACGTTACGTTTCCACAACCGGAGAGTATATTGCCTGGGTGAGAATCCCAACATTGAGTGCATCTTCAAACACCGAAATCCATATGTACTATGGTAACAATAGTATTTCCGGTGACCCGTCACTTAACAGCGTTTGGGACAGTTCCTATAAAGGAGTCTGGCACTTTAACAATGATGTTACTGATTATACATCAAATGGGAGTAACCTGACGGATAACTCCACGACAAATCTTAATGCAGGTAAAATAGGAAACGCAAGAGATTTAGATAATAATACAAATATTCTTAGTTCCAGCACTGCAGGCAAATACCTTCTCATGTCTAATGGCTCTTTCTCGGGAGTTACAAATTTCACATTTGAAGGGTGGGTTTACTTAGATAGAAGTAATACGAACTGGGAACGTGTTTTCGACTTTGGGCAAAATACCAATGTCAATTTTTTTCTTACCCTATCGAATAGCACGGGAAGCCCAGCTAATACAAATGCCAGAATTACTCTTACCGGAAATAGCGGAGAACAGGGTGCTGTCGTTACCAACACAACAAATACAGGAAGCTGGATCCACTGGGCCGTTGTTCTGAATAACAGTGCCTCTACCATGTCTATTTATCGAAACGGGTCATTGCTGGGAAATGCGACGGGTGTCTCCTTAAGCCCTCAAGACCTGGAAGCTTCTACAGCTAACTATTTCGGACGATCCCAGTATGCAGCCGATCACTATATTGATGCTAAATTTGATGAGTTCCGTATATCAACGACGCAACGTACAGCCGGATGGGTTGCCACTTCTTACAATAACCAAAATACCCCTTCTTCCTTCTATTCAATAGAACCGGAATCTGTCGCCGAGAGTTTGTGTGCAACACTTCCCGTAGAATTTTTCGATTTTTCGGCAAGACCGGAAGGGTCAAGTATTAAACTACATTGGATAACCGCAACCGAGATCAATAATGACTATTTTACAGTAGAACGATCGGTTGATGGTATAGTTTGGCAGGAGTTAGCATTAGAAAAGGGTGCAGGCACCAGTCATAAATTAAAAGAATATACCGTGTATGACACCCGTCCTAACCCCGGTGAGTCATATTATAGAATTAAGCAAACCGATTATGACGGTTCTTTCACTTATTCCATTTTACAACGAGTGAACTTGTCATTATCAAATATATCCATCTATTATATTCAAGCACAAAAAGAACTTATTATTGACCTGGGCATAACAGAATTATATTTAACTGTGTCAATATTATCTGCTATTGGTGAACCTGTTGACATACCTATTATAAATACTTTGAGCAATAGAATTACTTATGATGCATCTTCATTGTCAAAAGGTATGTATGTAGTACGTGTAGTTACTCCTCAGGGGGTGAAGGTACAGGGGCTATTAATCAGGTAA
- a CDS encoding L-rhamnose mutarotase — translation MKRYCLTLDLKNDPELIARYIEYHQQVWPEVIRSIRDSGILQMEIFHIHTRLFMIMEVDASFTFEKKRKMDADNPKVQEWETLMDQYQQRLPFAQTDEKWVLMEKIFEL, via the coding sequence ATGAAACGCTACTGTCTCACGCTTGATCTGAAAAATGACCCTGAACTGATAGCCCGGTACATTGAATACCACCAACAAGTGTGGCCGGAGGTGATCAGGAGTATCCGTGATTCGGGGATTCTGCAAATGGAAATTTTCCATATCCATACCAGGTTATTTATGATCATGGAGGTGGATGCTTCCTTTACTTTTGAAAAGAAACGAAAGATGGATGCAGACAACCCCAAGGTTCAGGAATGGGAGACTCTGATGGATCAATATCAGCAACGACTGCCTTTTGCCCAGACAGATGAAAAATGGGTACTCATGGAAAAAATATTTGAATTATGA
- a CDS encoding alpha-hydroxy acid oxidase, producing the protein MSFDTRYPAIEDLRNRARRKIPRFAFEYLDGGCNEDVNLDRNTREIRDVQLIPRYLSKHTMSEMKTELFGHTYDAPFGIAPVGLQGLMWPKAPEILAKAAHEHNIPFVLSTVTTMSIERASELTEGKAWFQLYHPAENRLRDDMIRRAEAAGCPVLVLLCDVPTFGFRPRDIRNGLAMPPKMTLSNILRIMGKPEWALRTLINGQPNFETLRPYMPKGLDLKQLGKFMNDTFSGRLNEEKIAPIRDMWKGKIVLKGVACEEDTEQAIKLGLDGIIVSNHGGRQLDAGQSTIKPLKTIAEKYGDQIKVMMDSGVRSGPDIARTLATGASFAFLGRTFMYSVAALGSKGGDHAISLLKTQLQQVMEQVCCERVQDFGRFLER; encoded by the coding sequence ATGAGCTTTGATACACGATATCCTGCTATTGAAGACCTAAGGAACAGGGCTCGCAGGAAAATCCCCCGGTTTGCCTTTGAGTACCTCGATGGAGGCTGCAATGAGGATGTAAACCTTGACCGGAATACGAGGGAGATCAGGGATGTGCAGCTTATCCCCAGGTACCTTTCCAAACATACCATGTCCGAAATGAAGACTGAGCTGTTTGGCCATACTTATGATGCACCTTTCGGGATTGCTCCGGTAGGGTTGCAAGGGCTGATGTGGCCCAAGGCTCCGGAAATACTGGCCAAAGCGGCCCATGAACATAATATTCCGTTCGTTCTCAGCACGGTTACCACTATGAGCATTGAACGCGCCAGTGAGCTTACGGAGGGCAAGGCCTGGTTTCAGTTGTACCATCCCGCAGAAAACAGACTCCGTGATGATATGATCCGCAGGGCTGAAGCCGCCGGGTGCCCGGTGCTGGTACTGCTTTGTGATGTGCCCACTTTCGGCTTCCGTCCCAGGGACATCCGCAATGGGCTGGCCATGCCTCCGAAAATGACGCTGTCCAACATCCTCCGGATTATGGGCAAACCGGAATGGGCGCTACGTACGCTAATCAACGGACAGCCCAACTTTGAAACATTAAGGCCTTACATGCCCAAAGGGCTAGACCTGAAACAGCTCGGCAAGTTTATGAACGACACCTTTTCAGGTAGGCTAAATGAAGAAAAAATCGCTCCTATCCGTGACATGTGGAAGGGCAAGATTGTGCTGAAAGGCGTGGCCTGCGAAGAGGATACCGAGCAAGCCATTAAACTCGGACTGGATGGTATCATTGTGTCCAACCACGGTGGCCGCCAACTGGATGCCGGGCAGTCGACAATAAAACCGCTTAAGACCATTGCAGAGAAGTACGGAGACCAGATCAAGGTGATGATGGACAGTGGAGTTCGTTCCGGCCCTGATATTGCCCGTACACTGGCAACAGGCGCTTCATTTGCATTTCTGGGCAGAACGTTTATGTACAGTGTAGCTGCTCTGGGCAGTAAGGGTGGCGACCATGCCATTTCCCTGCTCAAAACACAGTTGCAGCAGGTAATGGAGCAGGTTTGTTGCGAACGGGTGCAGGATTTTGGGCGGTTTTTGGAGAGGTAA
- a CDS encoding LacI family DNA-binding transcriptional regulator produces MGKYVTIAEIASQLNVSHSTVSRALNGHARISEKTRKQVVELAERLGYQSNAVAHRLSKGESGIIGIIVPDLSIHFFTKVIAGIQPVLQQAGYEMMLFNTAESIEQEVRAIEQCLKYRVDGVLAAISMKTNAFTHFQKLLRYEVPLVFFDRVANFLPVPKVVTNDYQAASDATRYLISSGCRCIAHITASINLNNSNNRLYGYLDALKEAGMPVKETLIHYYEFDRESIALFLEKALKQHPELDGLFVFNDYVANYSVNVLQMLGKQIPADISVIGFSDEPVATYMTPQLSTVQHGGEKMGGLAAQKLISIIKKNESVDGEKIMINPELVLRGTTR; encoded by the coding sequence ATGGGTAAATATGTGACGATTGCTGAGATAGCGAGTCAACTTAATGTCTCACACTCCACAGTTTCGAGGGCATTGAACGGCCATGCGCGCATCAGTGAAAAGACGCGCAAACAGGTTGTGGAGCTGGCCGAGCGCCTGGGGTATCAGTCCAATGCGGTGGCACACCGGCTCAGTAAAGGGGAGAGCGGGATCATCGGCATTATTGTACCTGACCTTTCGATACACTTTTTTACCAAGGTTATAGCAGGCATACAACCCGTGTTGCAGCAGGCGGGCTATGAAATGATGCTGTTCAATACGGCTGAAAGCATCGAGCAGGAGGTTAGGGCTATAGAGCAATGCCTTAAGTACAGGGTTGATGGCGTATTGGCCGCCATTTCCATGAAAACCAATGCCTTCACACATTTTCAAAAGTTGCTGAGGTATGAGGTCCCCCTCGTTTTCTTCGACAGAGTGGCCAACTTCCTGCCTGTGCCTAAAGTGGTCACCAATGACTATCAGGCGGCCAGCGATGCAACACGCTACCTGATCAGCTCAGGCTGCCGGTGTATTGCCCATATTACCGCCAGCATTAACCTCAATAACAGCAACAACCGACTTTATGGGTATTTGGATGCACTCAAAGAAGCAGGTATGCCCGTAAAAGAAACCTTGATCCACTATTATGAATTTGACAGGGAGTCGATCGCGCTATTTTTAGAAAAGGCCCTCAAACAACATCCTGAACTTGATGGCTTGTTTGTTTTTAATGATTATGTAGCTAATTATTCTGTGAATGTGCTGCAAATGCTGGGCAAGCAAATTCCTGCTGACATTTCCGTGATTGGCTTTTCAGACGAGCCTGTAGCCACTTACATGACACCCCAGCTCTCAACCGTGCAACATGGTGGTGAGAAAATGGGAGGATTGGCTGCTCAAAAACTCATATCAATCATCAAAAAAAATGAGTCGGTGGATGGTGAGAAGATAATGATTAATCCTGAATTGGTGTTGAGGGGCACTACGAGATAG
- the fucP gene encoding L-fucose:H+ symporter permease: MNKPPLVSKKILLPFILITSLFALWGFANAVTDPMVTAFKKVLELDNFQASLVQLAFYGGYFTMALPAALFIQKYSYKTGIIIGLSLYALGALLFYPAAVTEQFAFFLAGLYILTFGLAFLETTANPYILAMGDKVTATQRLNLAQSFNPVGLLGGLLVAQQLVLKKLQSDNVDFSSLSDSAKAAVTTADLMVIRTPYVALGLGVILILVLIVASKMPRVKSGDLYQSPWKTIKILVKKSKYVEGVISQAFYVGAQIMCWTYIYHYADTIGISDEEAGNYQFIAFICFFFGRFFCTFLMKYINSGKLLTAFSLVALGLSLGTIFLTGIAGLYCLVAISFCMSLMFPTIYGIALDGLTEDESKIGAAGLVMAIVGGALMPTLQGTVLDLGGAGYADIRILGVPEVSFSFILPAICFAVIALYGKRVTIKTAQA; the protein is encoded by the coding sequence ATGAATAAACCACCCTTAGTATCAAAAAAGATATTGCTGCCTTTTATTCTTATCACATCGCTCTTTGCTCTCTGGGGCTTTGCCAACGCCGTGACAGACCCTATGGTGACTGCTTTTAAAAAAGTGCTTGAGCTAGACAATTTTCAGGCCTCTCTGGTACAACTGGCTTTTTATGGAGGCTATTTCACTATGGCGCTGCCAGCGGCCTTGTTCATCCAAAAGTACTCTTACAAAACAGGGATCATTATAGGGCTGAGCCTCTATGCCCTGGGCGCTTTATTGTTTTACCCGGCAGCCGTTACGGAGCAGTTTGCATTCTTTTTGGCGGGGCTATATATTCTCACCTTCGGGCTGGCCTTTCTGGAAACCACAGCCAACCCCTACATTCTGGCCATGGGTGATAAAGTTACAGCCACTCAGCGTCTGAATCTGGCTCAATCATTCAACCCGGTTGGCCTGCTCGGAGGTCTGTTGGTTGCCCAACAATTAGTATTAAAAAAACTTCAATCAGATAATGTCGATTTCTCTTCACTGTCTGATTCTGCAAAAGCGGCCGTCACCACGGCTGACCTCATGGTAATCCGGACACCCTATGTAGCCCTGGGACTGGGCGTAATACTGATCCTGGTATTGATTGTAGCCAGCAAAATGCCACGGGTCAAATCAGGAGACCTCTACCAAAGCCCCTGGAAAACGATCAAAATACTTGTAAAGAAATCAAAATATGTGGAGGGTGTGATTTCTCAGGCATTTTATGTAGGTGCTCAGATCATGTGCTGGACCTACATTTACCATTATGCGGACACAATTGGCATCAGCGATGAGGAAGCAGGCAACTATCAGTTTATTGCTTTCATTTGCTTTTTTTTCGGCCGCTTTTTCTGCACATTCCTTATGAAATATATCAACTCCGGAAAATTGTTAACAGCCTTTTCTTTAGTAGCTCTTGGCTTGTCTTTAGGCACCATATTCCTCACGGGTATAGCAGGGTTGTATTGTCTGGTGGCTATTTCATTTTGCATGTCGCTGATGTTCCCGACCATTTACGGCATTGCACTGGATGGCCTCACCGAAGATGAATCAAAGATCGGTGCCGCGGGTTTGGTCATGGCCATTGTCGGTGGGGCATTAATGCCTACCTTACAGGGCACAGTGCTTGACCTTGGCGGGGCCGGATATGCAGACATCAGGATCTTAGGAGTTCCGGAAGTAAGTTTTTCTTTTATTCTTCCTGCGATATGTTTTGCGGTAATTGCCCTCTATGGCAAAAGAGTAACTATTAAAACCGCTCAGGCATGA
- a CDS encoding amidohydrolase family protein, with amino-acid sequence MRIDAHQHFWQYHPVKEGWITDDMQVIRRDFMPTDLKPLLDEHALDGCVAVQADQSENETLFLLELAATHDWIKGVIGWLDLQEPDLEEQLAYFKANKHFKGVRHILQAEPKGFMTSNRFVEGVKSVGKHGLTYDILTNETQLDDVLELVRSLPAMPLVIDHISKPDIRKQSFDHWAKYMKILSEYDHVHVKLSGMATEADWQHWTEQDFMIYFDFCLEHFGPKRLMYGSDWPVCLVAGSYGRIIGALQSAVSVLSSEEQDWIMGKTASNFYKLT; translated from the coding sequence ATGAGAATAGACGCTCACCAGCATTTCTGGCAGTACCACCCGGTAAAAGAGGGCTGGATCACGGACGACATGCAGGTGATCCGCAGGGACTTTATGCCTACGGACCTCAAACCGCTGCTCGACGAGCATGCCCTTGACGGGTGTGTGGCCGTGCAGGCAGACCAATCGGAAAATGAAACTCTTTTTCTACTGGAACTGGCCGCTACCCACGATTGGATCAAGGGTGTGATTGGCTGGCTGGACCTGCAAGAACCTGACCTGGAAGAGCAATTAGCCTATTTCAAAGCAAACAAACATTTCAAAGGTGTCCGGCACATCCTCCAGGCCGAACCAAAAGGGTTTATGACTTCAAATCGTTTCGTTGAGGGCGTTAAAAGCGTTGGGAAGCATGGGCTGACCTACGACATACTGACCAACGAAACCCAGCTTGATGACGTCCTGGAATTGGTCAGGAGCCTGCCTGCCATGCCTTTGGTGATCGACCATATCAGCAAACCGGATATTAGGAAGCAGTCCTTCGACCATTGGGCCAAGTATATGAAAATACTCAGTGAGTATGACCATGTACACGTAAAGCTATCCGGCATGGCTACTGAGGCTGACTGGCAGCATTGGACAGAGCAGGACTTTATGATCTATTTTGACTTTTGTCTGGAACATTTTGGCCCAAAGCGGCTTATGTATGGTTCCGACTGGCCGGTATGCCTTGTGGCCGGCAGTTATGGCCGTATCATCGGAGCACTGCAATCGGCCGTCTCTGTCCTCAGTTCTGAAGAGCAGGATTGGATCATGGGAAAGACAGCCTCAAATTTTTATAAACTAACGTAA
- a CDS encoding SDR family oxidoreductase — protein MDLNLKDKVFIVTGGAKGIGEAIVLELAHEGAVPVIVGRSANAAEKVQQQIISRGGRCHVINQELGEEDVCKQIVDETVATFGKIDGIVNNAGVNDGTGLINGSPAKFMKSLMTNLSHYYDLVHYAVDHLKISKGSIVNISSKTALTGQGGTSGYAASKGAQLALTREWAVELAPFGIRVNAIVPAEVMTPLYQSWISTFDNPEAKLNKIISKIPLEQRMTTAEEIASTAVFLLSERSSHTTGQWLIVDGGYVHLDRAIT, from the coding sequence ATGGATCTAAATTTAAAAGACAAAGTATTTATTGTTACCGGAGGCGCTAAAGGAATTGGAGAAGCCATTGTTTTGGAGCTTGCCCATGAAGGTGCTGTCCCTGTCATTGTAGGACGGTCAGCCAATGCTGCAGAAAAAGTTCAACAGCAGATCATCTCCCGGGGAGGCCGGTGCCACGTGATCAATCAGGAGTTGGGAGAAGAGGATGTATGCAAACAGATAGTAGATGAAACCGTTGCCACTTTTGGCAAAATTGATGGAATCGTGAATAATGCCGGTGTTAATGATGGTACAGGATTGATCAATGGCAGCCCGGCAAAATTCATGAAGTCACTCATGACCAACCTTTCACATTATTACGACCTTGTACACTATGCGGTTGACCACTTAAAGATCTCCAAAGGATCAATTGTAAATATAAGCTCAAAAACAGCACTTACTGGTCAGGGAGGCACCTCGGGCTATGCTGCAAGTAAAGGCGCCCAACTGGCGCTGACCAGAGAGTGGGCTGTAGAACTTGCCCCTTTTGGCATCCGTGTAAATGCCATCGTTCCGGCAGAGGTAATGACACCTTTATACCAAAGCTGGATCAGTACTTTTGATAACCCGGAGGCTAAGCTTAACAAAATCATAAGCAAAATACCACTGGAGCAAAGGATGACGACTGCTGAAGAGATCGCCTCAACAGCAGTGTTCCTGCTATCAGAACGTAGCTCTCACACCACGGGCCAGTGGCTAATAGTAGATGGTGGCTATGTTCACCTCGACCGTGCAATAACCTAA
- a CDS encoding fumarylacetoacetate hydrolase family protein, translating to MKLIRFGEAGSEKPGVEHEGVRYDVSGIVRDYDEDFFTEGGIATLQEKFDPATTSRISDEVRLGAPVKRPGKIICIGLNYQKHAAESGMDVPKEPVVFFKASSSIVGPNDNIVIPKNSKKTDWEVELAVVIGKRANYVSKEEALDYVAGYVLHNDVSEREFQLERGGQWVKGKSCDTFAPLGPYLVTKDEVENPNNLNLWLTLNGKKVQNGNTNDFIFNVQEVIAYLSKFMSLMPGDIISTGTPEGVGLGFKPPVYLKAGDVVELGIDGLGSSRQEVIDWQA from the coding sequence ATGAAATTAATAAGATTTGGAGAGGCTGGCTCTGAAAAACCAGGTGTGGAACATGAAGGTGTACGATACGATGTAAGCGGGATAGTAAGAGATTATGACGAGGATTTTTTTACCGAAGGAGGCATTGCTACTCTGCAGGAAAAATTTGATCCGGCCACTACTTCCAGGATAAGCGATGAGGTAAGACTCGGCGCCCCGGTAAAACGTCCGGGCAAGATTATTTGTATCGGGCTCAATTATCAAAAGCATGCGGCTGAGAGTGGCATGGACGTGCCGAAAGAGCCGGTAGTGTTTTTCAAAGCATCGTCATCCATTGTTGGGCCAAACGACAATATTGTTATCCCTAAAAACAGCAAAAAAACCGACTGGGAAGTAGAGCTGGCCGTAGTGATCGGCAAGAGGGCCAACTACGTAAGCAAGGAAGAGGCTTTGGACTACGTGGCCGGCTATGTACTGCACAACGATGTCAGTGAGCGCGAGTTCCAGCTTGAGCGTGGCGGCCAGTGGGTAAAAGGTAAAAGTTGCGATACATTTGCTCCGCTGGGCCCGTATCTGGTCACCAAAGACGAAGTTGAGAACCCAAACAACCTGAACCTCTGGCTTACACTGAATGGCAAAAAGGTACAGAATGGAAATACCAATGATTTCATTTTCAATGTGCAGGAGGTGATTGCTTACCTGTCGAAGTTTATGAGCCTGATGCCAGGAGATATTATTTCCACCGGCACACCAGAAGGTGTTGGGCTTGGTTTCAAACCACCGGTATACTTGAAAGCCGGTGATGTGGTAGAGCTGGGTATTGACGGGTTGGGAAGTTCAAGGCAGGAAGTAATCGACTGGCAGGCATGA
- a CDS encoding SDR family NAD(P)-dependent oxidoreductase yields MKKTFDLTGKKAIITGGGSGIGRAIAIILAAHGAEAHILDIDETSAEKVVKEIEAENGKANNWKCNVADAGDVQAVFRKALGGAALDILINNAGIAHVGNVLNTSTEDFDRICEVNIKGVFNTLKTGVEAMKSGGGTIVNLSSVAAHVGISDRFAYSTSKGAVHAMTLSVAKDCLSYGIRCNSISPGRVHTPFVDGFLSKNYPGNEKEMFDALSKTQPIGRMGRPDEIGSLVLYLCSDEAAFITGSDFAIDGGFVTLNT; encoded by the coding sequence ATGAAAAAAACATTTGATCTAACTGGAAAGAAAGCCATCATTACCGGTGGCGGGAGTGGAATAGGCCGGGCCATAGCCATTATTTTAGCTGCCCATGGTGCAGAAGCCCACATTCTCGATATTGATGAAACTTCCGCTGAAAAAGTGGTTAAGGAAATAGAAGCCGAAAATGGCAAAGCCAATAACTGGAAGTGCAATGTGGCTGATGCCGGAGACGTGCAGGCCGTATTCCGGAAAGCACTGGGAGGAGCCGCACTGGACATACTCATCAATAACGCGGGCATAGCCCATGTTGGCAATGTACTGAATACCTCGACAGAAGATTTCGACAGGATCTGTGAGGTCAACATCAAAGGTGTTTTCAATACACTGAAAACCGGCGTCGAAGCTATGAAATCAGGTGGTGGAACTATCGTCAACCTGTCTTCGGTGGCTGCTCATGTGGGAATCTCTGACCGGTTTGCATATTCTACCAGCAAAGGTGCCGTACATGCCATGACGCTTTCTGTAGCCAAAGACTGCCTGAGCTATGGCATTCGCTGCAACAGCATCTCTCCAGGCAGGGTGCATACGCCGTTTGTAGATGGATTCCTTTCCAAAAACTACCCCGGAAATGAGAAGGAAATGTTTGATGCACTTTCCAAAACCCAGCCGATCGGCCGCATGGGAAGGCCTGATGAAATAGGCTCACTGGTACTTTATCTATGCTCTGATGAAGCCGCTTTCATTACGGGCAGTGACTTTGCTATTGACGGCGGCTTCGTGACTTTGAATACTTAA